GCCTGGCGTACGTGCTGTCGGAGCTGGTGTCCGCCACGCCGGCCCGGGCCGGCCGCGACTTCTACGACATCTCCCCGTACCCGGCCGCCTTCGCGTACGGGCACGCCGCGTGCCGGGCGGCGCTGTCCGCCGCGGACTGCGGGACGTGCCTCCGCTCCGCCGTCAGCCAGATGGACGCCTCCTGCGGCCACAGCGTCGGCGCCagggccgtgctcgtcgactgcAGCGTGCGCTACGAGCAGTACGCGTTCGTGGATTAATTAAAAAATTAGTCAAGTTGATTTCTAGCTCCTTTCGATTTGGTCGCCTCCTCGATCTGATCCAAATTAATTCACTTGTCCTGTGTGGTTTCTCACGAGTCACGACTTCTTGTAATAAACGCGTTGGTGTTGTCCAAAATGTATGTTCGCGCGCAGGTGCTTTTGTTTATGCGGTTCGTGTTCAATCTGCCAAATTCTTTGTCTATCCAGCCACCTCCCGAATAATTTGCATGCTAAAATCGTACGAGCCAAATGAATTGACCCATACAACTGAGCAATCTTAGTCGGTCATAAAGGCACTTGTAGCAGGGGATATGCCAGTGTCCGGACGTTCGTGTCCAGATACCCGCGCACCTGCGTGCTGCTGCCCACGCGTGCAGGGGCCTGGTTCTGCGTACGTTTTGTGCTGGCCTGCTCTGTAATATGTATGCGCGCATGCACTTTGACTACGGAGTAGCGTTCGGCCGTTTGGGCACTGACTGCCCATTGTGTGCACATCTGATTATTGGAGCTGGCTTGCATGATAGAGATAGCTAGGTGTCGGTGTTTTCGaaccaccaacgagtaaatttgtatttcgCGTCtgtctcggatggtgtgctcggaggacacaagggtttatactggttcggacagaacgtccctacgtccagtttgttgctgctcgtgttaccggcacttacagtaagggttacaaacgagcgagagaggaaAAAGATTCCAaatctctggtgaaaggagtgaacgggtgctgagagcttaaTCGCTGCTCAGCCGtctgctcgtgtcgtgctcttgtgtgttTATCTCGTGGTTCCGTCCTCGTGCGGATCTGGCCCctcttcatggggcgccctgcttccccttttataagcgaagggaaagcgtgggttacagcggaggaaaaggagaagaacgagaaaaagaagaaggcttccaggatcgtcgggtccttcttctccttcacggggtcccgccgatcctgtagatgtcaaccgggacggctccacgtcgtggcTCTGTTCATCACTGGTGCCACGCGTAGACGttatctgccggtcatggcattccatcccgtcccggcggacgtcgtggtgaactgacgcgcctgtcagcgttcgtacgagggttaggcagaatagcaccggcacgcccaatgttgttcttgatgtgaatcctcaggtatggcccgtcatggccacgggttagaTCGAGTCGTGccagtctcttccttggtgtcagagttttgacccagacccatacgcttggacctggagtggttggtggcggtatgggtccacgtcggacgagacggagcccgcacccaaggggtcgggcgagacggagcatgaacccaagggatcgggcgaggtggagcccgcgaccttggacGAGACGGAAAcaacgtccttggggtcgggcgagacagagcccgcagccTTGGGCGTGACGGAAACCACATCCTtgagatcgggcgagacggagccctacGGCCTTATGCGAGACCCCACGgccttgggatcgggcgagacggaaaccgcacccaaggggtcgggcgagacggaaccccgTGGCCTTGGGCTCGACCCcgcagccttggggtcgggcaaggccttttaatacgtcttgctccacccggggaagtcagcgtgggcgctaacttccttgctttgggtatccctactatcgatacccgacagtagcccccgagcctgcggaggagtagaatactcctttggaggctttttcggACGGGAAGACTCTAAGGGCCTtgtccttctttttgtagcccgcgACATGTCCTGGTAGGACGGCGCTTCCCTTTTGTCGCGGTtggtcttcttggggcatgtaaCTATAGGATTCAGGAGGTcgaaaagatttttcttgattctggtcCCCTAGAATCCGATCGGTCTATCATCGTACTGCgaccgcgcattcggtctccttgcgagtgcAACTTCCCTCTAGCCCCCGTGCGTAgcaggggtccgatcgagggtcagctcgtctttgtgatcgccgtctctcaagcgtcttttcgataaaacggaggggctgagtcgtgccacgtttttcctcgatggacgaaacatggtgctcgttgagctgttaacgggctagtccgagtggggcctcagcttcccattcatgggggtctggcatgggtcagctggtgaccgactccagactcTTGACGGttagtccatatagttcttaggtccGTTTGgctggtcccaagggctcgttgcctttcttcgaggaaaaaccatggactgggaaccaaccaagactcgaacgtgggccgggATGCCCGCGGCGCTCGTGTGCCTAGGcactggccgctagcgggcccatccctttcaaCCTCTCGATCTAAGGGTGCCCCAGAGTGGTTGTGAACCCAttggtgggccagcctttgaactcctggTCCTAAATGGGCTGTAGCAGCATTTTTAGCTCTGGATCCCTTCTTACCTGCGACGGTTCTTGGCCCATTAAATGGGCGATCCGTCATTCGGCGTATCCTTCGAGGGTGTAGACAGAGATTGCGTGCGCGTGATCTTCGGAGGAAGGTGACGTGACGTGGCGTAGTGGGCGCGTGAATCCTAGGCGAACGGTTTGCCTTCTCGCCCTGCTCCGCCTTATAAATAGTGGCCTCCCCCTTTATGTTTCTACACACCAAAACTGTATCCTTACCTTCTCTGTTTTTCTGCCATCACCATTTGGATCTGCCGTGCTTGCTAGTCCAcattggagccctagatctgtagccCCCGCTCCTCTGCCACTGCCTTTGCTTCTCCGTAGCCACCTCCATCGTCCATGGATTCGTGGCATCGCTCCGATGTTACCTAtgcgcgcatggagggcctcgtcaagcgtggtcttctctGCGGGAGGACCAATGTGGTGGAGTGGCTTGTGCCCAGCTGCGAGGAGGCACCAGCACTGCCCGATGGCTACATCGTCTCCTTCACGCTCTTCCACAAGCGCGGACTCGTGGTTCCTCCTCACGCGTTCTTTCGGGGTCTGCTGCACCATTATCAGATCGAGCtgcagcacttgaaccccaatgggatccaacacatcatggccttcatcatgttgtgtgaggggtacctagggattgagccccacttcgagctctGGAGATATTTTTTCTCCATCACCTTGATGAAGGAGAGAAGCCAGGAGACCCTAGTGCCGATGGGATGCATGGGTATCCACCTCTAAGGGCAGCGGGCGGCCAAGTACATGCCCTGCTAGCtttctagatccaacaaggggtggcacttgcATTGGTTCTACTTGAAGGACGACCCTGGCTTCTCCGGGCGTCTGATCGAAGAGGTTCCGCCATCATGGCCGTGGaggccacccatcaaggagaagagGATGCGTGACCTCCTTGAGGCCATCATGTTCCTGAAGACCCACGGCCTCCGTGGGGCCAGCGTCATTGGGGgtatcacgcgaggagggtggcacctcTGATGGCGCGTGTCCTCCCACTGTACGGGATGATGCCCGGTGTGCAGCTCGTCGGGATGACGCTCGCCCAGGGGCTGCTCCATGACAGCGAGGTcatgcagcgcatcaaggaggccatgagggaggccGACGCTATGTTCCCGATCCCGGGGCATCCCGTGATGCGGCCGGACGCGGGCTTCATCGAGCTGCTGGCGAGGTTAGTCTTCTGGAACTCCATCACGCCGCTGCCAGAGCACGCAACCATGAGGGCGGCAAGCCATGCCGTGGATGAAtagtggaagaagaagaagaaggacgacgagGAGAAGAAATGGTGGTCAAAGCAGTGAGCGAAGCTGCAGCGAGGGAAGCGGTGTCAAGGCTCGTTGGAGGAAGagtaggaagaagaggaggaggaggaggaagatgatggctccatgtcgcccaTTCTATGGGATGATCTAGCCACCAGGGACGAGGACCTGCCTTCGCCGTAGGCGGGGCCCTTCCCGTGGCATGTCGTGAGGCAGGAGGGGAAGGACGCGCCCCCGGAGCCAGTGGAATCGAGCCGTCCCATCGTGTCCGGACCTTCGACGGTGGCCTCGGATCTAGCGGAGCCTGGCCGCCTCACCTCGTTCGGGCCTTCGACAGTGGCCCCAGAGCCGATGGAAAGAGGACGCCCTGCTTCGACTAAGCCCTCGGTGGAGCCTCAGGAGTTGGCGGGGGGCGACCGTTttgattcgtccgagccctccgagCCGAGGGAGGGCTCGAAGTGGCAATGTGCCAATGAGGAG
Above is a genomic segment from Miscanthus floridulus cultivar M001 chromosome 3, ASM1932011v1, whole genome shotgun sequence containing:
- the LOC136545781 gene encoding antifungal protein ginkbilobin-like protein; translated protein: MASSSTQPPAPFLIPSVTPWWLLLLLLASSHTHGAEAAPPNTEALSVLCNGASYGAGDPFATSLAYVLSELVSATPARAGRDFYDISPYPAAFAYGHAACRAALSAADCGTCLRSAVSQMDASCGHSVGARAVLVDCSVRYEQYAFVD